ACTTCAGAAAGGCGCTCGACCCCAAGGCGTGGGCAAGGCTCCTCTCTTTCAAGAGCGACTACAGGCTTCTGGTGAAATCGCTGGCCCTAAGCCTGTCCGGGAAAAAGAAAAAGCCGATGCCTGCCGGCACAGCAAAAAAAGCCGCAACTCCGGACAACTTCAATCCCTTGTTCCCGGACGCCTTCAGCCGCATGGCGGAAAAAAGGAAGATCTGCCTCGTCTTCAGCGAGGCGGACAGGCTCTACTGGGAGTTCGAGGAGAAGTTCGCAGCCACCCACGGGGACTCTATCGCAAGGGCGGGAAAAAACCTGGAAATACATATTACCAAAAACGCCAACCATGTGTTCACCTTCAGGGAATGGCAGGAGAGCGCCCTGGAGACCATGTGCAACTGGCTGGAAAGGCAGAACGCATGATCGACCGCACGGAGCAAGGAAACGTGTTTCGCAGGACGATGCGCGTCGCAAAGCACAATGCCGCGTCGGTATTCGTATTCAGCAAGTTGCTCGAGTATCTGTGCAGGGACGTGGAGTCATACGTTTTTGTCGCCAATTCCGGCCGGTGCGGCTCCGTAACGCTCAGTAAGATATTCGAGACAGTGGAGGGCGGAATAAGCCTGCATGAGCCGGCCCCGGTCATGTTCAACGATTACGCTTCCGGGACGGACAGAAAAAAGTATTTCCGCGACCTCTTCTACAAGAAAAAAAGGATATACGTAAACACGGCCGCCAAGGGGCACAGGTATTATTTCGAGACCAATCACCAGTTCGTAAAGAACTTCATCGACCCCGCGGTCGAGTACTACGGGGAGCGTATCCGCATACTTCACCTCGTAAGAGACCCTGTCAGCGTAGCCTCTTCCTTTTACCAGGTAAACACGATACCCGGCCAGTGGGAGGGCGGCGGCGTCCTGTACCTTATCGACCCGCGCGAGAGCGATAATATCATCAGCGCCGCCGACCTCCTGTACGGGTCTAAGGAGTTCAGCCACGACATATACAAATGCCTGTGGTACTGGTACGAGGTCGAGGCTCGAACAAAGGCCGCGAAGCTCCGGCACGGGGGTATTCCCTTCTACAGATTGAAAACCGAGGAGCTGAATGACCCCGGGGCGGTGCTAAAGATGTTCAAGGGGCTCGCTATTGAAGTAGACCCGGCCAGGCTTAATGCAGTGGTCGGCGTAAAGGCCAACACAAGGACGAGCGAAAAGGTGAAAAGGTTTGATAAAGCGGAATGCGCCGAAATGAATGAGAAGCTCCTTTTTCAGCTCGAGAAGCGGTATGGCAAAGACTTCTGGGCATAAGGCGGCAGCGAGGATGCGCGTCTCGGACGACCCGAGCAGGGAGAGACTTCTCCTTTATGACGAAATCGTCCGGGAAATCAGCTCTTTCGGGGGGGAGCTCCAGGGCTGGTTCGGAGATTACGCGAGACAGCAGCGGAATCGGATAGCCTGCGACCTTGACATAATCGGGCGTTTTCTGGCCAGGGACCAAAGAATACTCGAGCTGGGCTCGATGCCTTTCCTTACGACAATAGCCCTGCGCCGGCTCGGATACGACGTGCGAGGGGTTGATATCCACCCGGAAAGGTTCAAAAAGACGATCGAGGGCTCCGGCATAACCGTCGACGAATGCGATATCGAGCGAAAGGCCCTCCCTTACGAGGACCGGACCTTCGATTCCGTCCTTTTTTTCGAGATATTCGAGCACCTGAGGATAAACCCCGTTTTTACGCTCTCGGAGGCCTACAGGGTCCTAAAGCCCGGCGGATCGTTCCTCCTCACTACACCCAATCTCAAGTCCCTCGCGGGGATGTACGACCTGCTGGTCAGAGACAGGACCGGGGCGGACCCTTTCAAGGAATACGGGAAGCTTGAAGAGATCGGGCACATGGGGCACGTGCGGCTCTACACGGCCGCGGAGGTCGCTTCCCTGCTGGAAAATATCGGATTCAAGGTGAGCGGCGTCTTTTTCAGGGGCAGGTATAATTCGAAAATGATGCGCATGATAACCGGATTCGCCCCTTCCCTGAAACCCATGATAATGGTGAGCGCATCAAAGTAATGCAGATCGTCAGGAGATTAAAAGCGCTGTCCGAATTCCTCAGCAGCCATGATGGCAACCTGCAGAAAAAGACCGTCCGCTCAGGGGTCCTCGTCGGCTTCAACAGCGTAATCATAAACTCCCTTGGCTTCATTAGGACTATCATACTGGCACGCCTGCTGGCTCCCGAAGTCTTCGGTCTGATGAGCATTTGCCTGATAGTCGTAAAAGCGGCGGAGATATTCACCGAGACGGGCTTCGGAGCGGCGCTTATCCACCGCAAGGACCACTTCGAGGCATCAAGGGACACGGCATTTACAATGTCCATAATAAGGGGATGCGTACTGGCTATTTCCGTCTTTTTTCTGTCTCCCCTCATCGCGGCATATTACGACAACATCCTCCTCGAAGACCTCATCAAGGTAGCCGCCCTGATACTCTTTTTCCACGGGACGCAGAACATAAATATCATAGCTTTCCAGAAGGAGCTCGACTTCAGGAGGATAGCCGTACTCGAGCTGACCAGGGCTGCCTCCGCATTCCTCCTCCTGGTGGGACTTGCCTATTACCTCGGGAACATCTGGTCGCTCGTTATCGGATATGTCGCGGTGGCGGCGGTCGATTCCGTCCTGACTTACATCATTATACCCGGGCGGCCCAGGATAAGGTTCAAACTTTCGACAGCTCGGGAGCTCTTTGCATACGGCAAATATATAACCGGGCTTTCGATAGTCGTCTTCATTGCGGCCGAGCTGGACAATCTGGTGATAGGCAAGGTGCTCGGCATGGAGATGCTCGGATTCTATGTGATCGCGTTCACTCTCGCCAACCTGCCGACCACGCATATTTCCAAGGTGACGTCCAGGGTCATGTTCCCGTCCTACAGCAAGCTGCAGGACGACCCCCATGCGCTTCGCGAAGCATACCTCAAGGTGCTTAAGCTCGTCGCGAGCATATCGATCCCTGCCGGCGCGGGGCTGGCCGTGCTGTCCCTGGAAATAGTCAGCGTGCTCTACGGAGAAAGGTGGGCTTATTCAGCCGGGCCGCTCCGGATACTGTGCGTCTACGGCTGCATAATGGCGATCATGTCGCTGAACGGGTACATCTTCAACGCAATCGGGAAGCCTAACATCCCTTTTTATTTCAACGCGGCGCGGCTTGTTCTCATCGCTATCCTTATCTATCCCATGACCGCCTGGCTGGGGCTATACGGCGCTGCCATAGCCGTCACCCTTCCGCTTGCGCTTCAGTTCGCATCCATCACATTCGTTTTCGCCAGGACGCTCGGCCTTGAGGTCATGAGGATTGTAAAAATCCTGTCCTATGTCCTTTTTTCAACGCTCGTCATGATCTTGGTCCTGATGCTATACAGAAAAGTGGTCCATCATGCCGATATATATACCCTCGCCCTCGGAATCGCGATCGGTATCAGCACCTACGCCGCGCTGAACGCGAGGGACCTGAGGAGCATTTTCGCAAGGAGGATCCTCAATCACTGAGGATAGGAGAGGGCCGATGGAGAAGAGGACCATCCTATATGTCGAGGGCAGCTCCGACGGGACCGTGGGCGGTTCGCATTTCTGCCTGCTCGACATAGTGACGCGGCTGGACAGGACCGCCTACAACCCGGTCGTGGTATTTTACAACGATAACAGGCTAGTGCCTGAATTCCGCCAAGCCGGATGCAAAGTGATAATGCTCAAGAAGCGGCGCGCCTTGAATTTCCTCGCGAAGCATAATAAGGGCGCTCGAAATCCCCTTTCCGGTCTCGTATCCAGGCCCTTGCTGATAATCCAAAAAGCCCTCAATTACATGATAACCTTTATTTTGCCCGGGCTGTCGAGCTGGAAGGTTATCGTAAGAGAACGGGCCGACCTTGTTCACCTCAATAATACTCTTGTGCTTTCAGAGCATTGGATCCTGGCATCCCTCTTTACAAAGGCGAAAATCATCGCCCACGAGAGGGGCATCAACACATTCTTCCCCCCCCTGACCAAGTCCTGGGGAAGGTTTCTCGTCGCCATCATCTGCATATCCGGGGCGGTACTCGCAAATCTTAAGAAGCATGGCTTCCCGCCCTCTCAGCTGAGGATGATATACGACGGTCTTGACCCGGATGCATTCAGCGCCAGGGTAAACCGAGGCAGGCCGGACGTCCTGGCCGAATTCGGGATCAGCCAGGGTTCCCCGGTGATAGGGATAATCGGGAACATAAAGGAATGGAAGGGACAAAAGACCGTAATCCTCGCTATGAAGACAGTTCTCAAGAGGCATCCGGACGCCAAATGCCTCATCATAGGAGGTTTGTCCGACCGCGCGAGCGACAGCGCGTATTATGAAAGCCTGCTGGGGATCGTGCAGGAGGAGGGACTGGGCCAGAATGTGATATTTACGGGTCAGAGAAGCGATATCGCCTCCCTGGTAAATGCGCTCGACCTCGTCATCCACGCCTCCATAGAACCCGAGCCGTTTGGGAGGGTAAACCTCGAAGGCATGGCGCTTTCCAAGCCGGTAATATCCACCACGCTCGGCGCCGGACCTGAGATAATCGTGCACGGGGTGACCGGTTACACCGTGCCCCCGGGCGAGCCGGAGCCCCTGGCCCAATCCATATTATCCATCCTTGACTCCCCGGAACGAGCGGCCCGGATGGGCGAGGCCGGGAGGGAAAGGCTGATGGAAAAGTTCCATATTTCGGGAAACATCAGGGGAATAGAAACGGTCTATAAGGAAGTCCTGGCCTGAGCTCTCGTCGGCGATTGCGGCACCCCTTCGGATTTAAATAGATTCATGACCCTGGCTTTTATAGGATACCTCTCGATATTAAGCGTCGAGTACTTCGGGTTGGGCAATCACCTGCCTGTCTTGAAGCACCTGCATTATTCGCTTTTCGTTTCAGCAATGATTTTTGCATACCTCTTCATCAAAGGCGGGAACAAGGGGGTGCAGGACTTTTTTGAAAAGGGCCAGACCCGGCTCTTCCTCATCTTCATGACTTTAACCTTTTTCTCGGTCTTTTACGGCCTGGTAAGGCTGTACGGTTTCAATAACTTGAAGGCCCAGATCGGATATTTCATGCTCTTCGCATCCGGTTATTTCCTGGCCAAGGAACAGAAAAGGCTGGAAACACTGGCTTTATTCCTGCTTTCAATCCACCTTTGCCTCGTCCTGATAAACTTCAAAAACTTTTTTTCCGAGGCAAGGACAGAAAGCTTCAATGCCGGCTACTTCCTCGGAGACGGCAATGATTTCGGCTGGGGCCTCAACATAGTCCTCCCGTTCGCGGTCTATGCGCTGGTCAAGAACACCGGCATTATAAAGAAGGGGTTTTTCCTCCTGTGCTCGATTGCCATATCGGTCGGGATACTCGGGACCCTGTCAAGAGGGGCCACTCTCGCGTTCTCAATTTCCATCCTCTATTTCATACTGAAATCGAAAAACAGGGTTTTAGGCGTGGCCGCCTGCATATTTATCGCCGCGGGAATCTTTTTCTTCGCTCCTCCCAAGTATTTCGAAAGAATGGAAACAATCGTCCAGTATTCCTCCGACAGCTCCGCCATGGGCAGGATAGGCGCGTGGAAGGCGGCCATCGGCATGGCTACCGAGCACCCGCTGGGCGTAGGCGCCGGGAGTTTCAACTCGGCATATGGACGGTTCTACAGGCCTACCGACGCAATCTCCAACAGATGGATTTCCGCTCACAGCATCTACTTCG
This sequence is a window from Deltaproteobacteria bacterium. Protein-coding genes within it:
- a CDS encoding class I SAM-dependent methyltransferase, with amino-acid sequence MAKTSGHKAAARMRVSDDPSRERLLLYDEIVREISSFGGELQGWFGDYARQQRNRIACDLDIIGRFLARDQRILELGSMPFLTTIALRRLGYDVRGVDIHPERFKKTIEGSGITVDECDIERKALPYEDRTFDSVLFFEIFEHLRINPVFTLSEAYRVLKPGGSFLLTTPNLKSLAGMYDLLVRDRTGADPFKEYGKLEEIGHMGHVRLYTAAEVASLLENIGFKVSGVFFRGRYNSKMMRMITGFAPSLKPMIMVSASK
- a CDS encoding lipopolysaccharide biosynthesis protein, translating into MQIVRRLKALSEFLSSHDGNLQKKTVRSGVLVGFNSVIINSLGFIRTIILARLLAPEVFGLMSICLIVVKAAEIFTETGFGAALIHRKDHFEASRDTAFTMSIIRGCVLAISVFFLSPLIAAYYDNILLEDLIKVAALILFFHGTQNINIIAFQKELDFRRIAVLELTRAASAFLLLVGLAYYLGNIWSLVIGYVAVAAVDSVLTYIIIPGRPRIRFKLSTARELFAYGKYITGLSIVVFIAAELDNLVIGKVLGMEMLGFYVIAFTLANLPTTHISKVTSRVMFPSYSKLQDDPHALREAYLKVLKLVASISIPAGAGLAVLSLEIVSVLYGERWAYSAGPLRILCVYGCIMAIMSLNGYIFNAIGKPNIPFYFNAARLVLIAILIYPMTAWLGLYGAAIAVTLPLALQFASITFVFARTLGLEVMRIVKILSYVLFSTLVMILVLMLYRKVVHHADIYTLALGIAIGISTYAALNARDLRSIFARRILNH
- a CDS encoding glycosyltransferase family 4 protein, which gives rise to MEKRTILYVEGSSDGTVGGSHFCLLDIVTRLDRTAYNPVVVFYNDNRLVPEFRQAGCKVIMLKKRRALNFLAKHNKGARNPLSGLVSRPLLIIQKALNYMITFILPGLSSWKVIVRERADLVHLNNTLVLSEHWILASLFTKAKIIAHERGINTFFPPLTKSWGRFLVAIICISGAVLANLKKHGFPPSQLRMIYDGLDPDAFSARVNRGRPDVLAEFGISQGSPVIGIIGNIKEWKGQKTVILAMKTVLKRHPDAKCLIIGGLSDRASDSAYYESLLGIVQEEGLGQNVIFTGQRSDIASLVNALDLVIHASIEPEPFGRVNLEGMALSKPVISTTLGAGPEIIVHGVTGYTVPPGEPEPLAQSILSILDSPERAARMGEAGRERLMEKFHISGNIRGIETVYKEVLA
- a CDS encoding O-antigen ligase family protein, translating into MTLAFIGYLSILSVEYFGLGNHLPVLKHLHYSLFVSAMIFAYLFIKGGNKGVQDFFEKGQTRLFLIFMTLTFFSVFYGLVRLYGFNNLKAQIGYFMLFASGYFLAKEQKRLETLALFLLSIHLCLVLINFKNFFSEARTESFNAGYFLGDGNDFGWGLNIVLPFAVYALVKNTGIIKKGFFLLCSIAISVGILGTLSRGATLAFSISILYFILKSKNRVLGVAACIFIAAGIFFFAPPKYFERMETIVQYSSDSSAMGRIGAWKAAIGMATEHPLGVGAGSFNSAYGRFYRPTDAISNRWISAHSIYFVVLGEYGFPGLLLIVSLIIMNIRQNGKSASTLKENQSLGIDYYWPVCLNMSIIAYSVGGFFLGGINYPHIYILSALTLGTSHLINARLASMESPRSVIKPGRAGIRPFKGRQPRREPSYRRA